A region from the Brassica napus cultivar Da-Ae chromosome C8, Da-Ae, whole genome shotgun sequence genome encodes:
- the LOC106423816 gene encoding uncharacterized protein LOC106423816, with translation MAYYLADGIYHSYPTFIKSIRLPQSEPDKLFAKVQEGCRKDIERAFGVLQARFKIICEPARMWDIPDLAIIMRSCIILHNMIVEDERDTYAQHWTDYDQSEASGSNAPQPFSTEVLHAFANHVRARSELRDFNVHHELQADLVKHIWEKFGMFHG, from the coding sequence ATGGCGTATTATCTAGCTGACGGTATCTATCATTCTTATCCTACTTTCATCAAATCGATTAGGCTTCCTCAAAGTGAACCAGACAAGTTATTTGCAAAAGTTCAAGAGGGTTGCCGGAAGGACATCGAACGTGCATTCGGAGTGTTGCAGGCTCGATTTAAAATCATTTGTGAACCAGCTCGAATGTGGGACATTCCCGATTTGGCTATTATAATGAGGTCATGTATCATATTGCATAACATGATTGTTGAAGATGAACGAGATACATATGCTCAACACTGGACTGACTATGATCAATCTGAGGCAAGTGGATCTAATGCACCACAACCATTCTCGACTGAAGTGCTACATGCATTTGCAAATCATGTACGTGCTAGATCGGAATTGCGTGATTTCAATGTGCATCATGAATTGCAAGCAGATTTAGTCAAACACATATGGGAAAAGTTTGGAATGTTTCATGGTTGA
- the LOC106423850 gene encoding protein JINGUBANG: MAIQDNHSRNDPYRRLTFASFLKSDSLDAGDEAYHTDGDHNHSDNKDAISTNSDSQRPSNASTSDSSSSPIYPLSPWNQTYYPPNDNTTAFSSTNQSSWNQSCSPYHKSPWIYQTRNSDFEDDPDNGLVGTIVRQEGHVYSLAAAGDLLFTGSDSKNIRVWKDLKDFSGFKSTSGFVKAIVITGDNRVFTGHQDGKIRVWRGSKGNPERYSRVGSLPTLKEFLTKSVNPKNYVETRRKKNKLKIRHFDAVSCLTVNEDLGLLYSGSWDKTLKVWRLSDSKCLESIEAHDDAVNTVVAGFDDLVFTGSADGTLKVWKRELQGRETKHVLVHVLMKQESAVTALAVNLIDAVIYCGSSDGSVNFWERKKYLTHGGTIHGHRMAVLCLTSAGSLLLSGGADKNICVWRRNGDGSHTCLSVLMDHDGPVKCLTAVEEAEDEVNDGDKADQRWIVYSGSLDKSVKVWRVTDYAS, translated from the coding sequence ATGGCTATTCAAGATAACCACAGTCGCAACGATCCTTACCGGAGGCTCACTTTCGCCTCTTTCTTGAAATCTGATTCCCTCGACGCCGGCGACGAAGCTTACCACACCGACGGCGATCACAACCACAGCGACAACAAAGACGCTATTAGCACCAACAGCGATTCTCAGCGTCCAAGCAACGCCTCAACTAgcgattcatcatcatcaccaatcTACCCACTATCTCCATGGAACCAAACTTACTATCCACCCAACGACAATACGACGGCGTTTTCCTCTACTAATCAGTCATCCTGGAACCAATCCTGTTCTCCGTACCACAAATCGCCTTGGATTTACCAAACCAGAAACAGCGATTTCGAGGATGATCCAGATAACGGTTTAGTCGGTACGATCGTGAGGCAAGAGGGACACGTGTACTCCCTTGCTGCTGCAGGGGATCTTCTCTTCACAGGATCCGATTCCAAGAACATTCGGGTCTGGAAGGATCTGAAAGATTTCTCCGGGTTTAAATCCACAAGCGGGTTTGTTAAAGCGATTGTGATAACCGGAGATAACCGGGTTTTCACCGGTCACCAAGACGGTAAAATCCGGGTTTGGAGAGGCTCGAAGGGAAACCCAGAGAGATACTCAAGGGTCGGAAGCTTACCGACTCTGAAAGAGTTTCTCACCAAATCGGTAAACCCTAAAAACTACGTCGAAACTCGTCGCAAGAAAAACAAACTGAAGATCCGACATTTCGACGCTGTGTCGTGTCTTACCGTAAATGAAGATCTCGGTTTGCTATACTCCGGTTCGTGGGACAAGACTCTAAAAGTCTGGAGATTATCAGATTCGAAATGTCTAGAATCGATCGAGGCTCACGACGACGCGGTCAACACGGTGGTCGCCGGGTTTGACGATTTGGTATTCACCGGATCAGCCGACGGAACGTTGAAAGTATGGAAACGTGAGCTCCAAGGGAGAGAGACCAAGCATGTTCTGGTACACGTGTTGATGAAACAAGAGAGCGCCGTGACGGCGTTAGCCGTTAATTTAATCGACGCTGTGATTTACTGTGGATCATCTGACGGTTCCGTTAATTTCTGGGAACGGAAGAAATATTTGACTCACGGTGGGACGATTCACGGCCACCGAATGGCGGTGCTATGTCTCACCTCCGCCGGGAGTCTGTTGCTGAGCGGGGGAGCTGATAAAAATATCTGCGTTTGGAGGAGGAACGGTGACGGATCTCACACGTGTCTCTCTGTTTTGATGGATCACGACGGACCTGTTAAGTGTTTAACGGCGGTGGAAGAAGCAGAGGACGAGGTTAACGACGGTGATAAAGCAGATCAACGGTGGATAGTGTACAGTGGAAGTTTAGACAAATCGGTGAAAGTGTGGCGCGTGACGGACTACGCGTCTTAA